One stretch of Cervus canadensis isolate Bull #8, Minnesota chromosome 5, ASM1932006v1, whole genome shotgun sequence DNA includes these proteins:
- the ADRA2B gene encoding alpha-2B adrenergic receptor, producing the protein MDHQEPYSVQATAAIAAVITFLILFTIFGNALVILAVLTSRSLRAPQNLFLVSLAAADILVATLIIPFSLANELLGYWYFWRTWCEVYLALDVLFCTSSIVHLCAISLDRYWAVSRALEYNSKRTPRRIKFIILIVWLIAAAISLPPLIYKGDQGPQPLARPQCKLNQEAWYILASSVGSFFAPCLIMILVYLRIYLIAKRSHCRSPRAKGGPGERASKQPHPVPGEVSDSARLPTLASQLATPGEANGCSQPRPGEKGEGETPEDPGTPALPPSWPVIPNSGQGQKEGVCGSSPEEEAEEEEEEGCEPQALPASPASACSPPLQQPQGPRVLATLRGQVLLGRGTGPAGAQWWRRRTQLSREKRFTFVLAVVIGVFVLCWFPFFFSYSLGAICPQHCKVPHGLFQFFFWIGYCNSSLNPVIYTIFNQDFRRAFRRILCRQWTQTAW; encoded by the coding sequence ATGGACCACCAGGAACCCTACTCGGTGCAGGCCACTGCGGCCATCGCGGCGGTCATCACCTTCCTCATCCTCTTCACCATCTTCGGCAACGCGCTGGTCATCTTGGCTGTGCTGACCAGCCGCTCGCTGCGCGCCCCGCAGAACCTGTTCCTAGTGTCGCTGGCCGCCGCCGACATCCTGGTAGCCACCCTCATCATCCCTTTCTCGCTGGCCAACGAGCTGCTGGGCTACTGGTACTTCTGGCGCACCTGGTGCGAGGTGTACCTGGCGCTCGACGTGCTCTTCTGCACTTCCTCCATCGTGCACCTGTGTGCCATCAGCCTCGACCGCTACTGGGCCGTGAGCCGGGCCCTGGAGTACAACTCCAAGCGCACCCCGCGCCGCATCAAGTTCATCATCCTCATCGTGTGGCTCATCGCAGCTGCCATCTCGCTGCCGCCCCTCATCTACAAGGGCGACCAGGGCCCCCAGCCCCTAGCCCGCCCTCAGTGCAAGCTCAACCAAGAGGCCTGGTACATTCTGGCCTCCAGCGTTGGGTCCTTCTTTGCACCCTGCCTTATCATGATTCTGGTCTACCTGCGCATCTACCTGATCGCCAAGCGCAGTCATTGCAGAAGCCCCAGGGCCAAAGGGGGGCCTGGGGAGAGGGCGTCTAAGCAGCCACACCCTGTCCCTGGGGAAGTTTCAGACTCAGCCAGATTGCCAACCTTGGCCTCTCAACTGGCCACTCCTGGAGAGGCCAACGGATGCTCCCAACCTCGCCCAGGGGAGAAGGGTGAGGGGGAGACCCCTGAAGACCCTGGCACTCCTGCCTTGCCACCCAGCTGGCCTGTCATCCCCAACTCAGGCCAGGGTCAGAAGGAAGGGGTTTGTGGTTCATCTccggaggaggaggcagaggaggaggaagaggaaggttgTGAGCCCCAGGCCTTGCCGGCGTCTCCCGCCTCAGCTTGCAGCCCGCCGCTGCAGCAGCCACAGGGTCCCCGGGTGTTGGCAACCCTGCGTGGCCAGGTGCTCCTGGGCAGGGGCACAGGCCCTGCGGGGGCGCAGTGGTGGCGGCGGCGGACGCAGCTGAGCCGGGAGAAGAGGTTCACCTTTGTGCTGGCTGTGGTCATTGGCGTCTTCGTGCTCTGCTGGTTCCCTTTCTTCTTCAGCTACAGCCTGGGTGCCATCTGCCCGCAGCACTGCAAGGTGCCCCACGGCCTCTTCCAGTTCTTCTTCTGGATCGGCTACTGCAATAGCTCGCTGAACCCCGTCATCTACACCATCTTCAACCAGGACTTTCGCCGTGCCTTCCGGAGGATCCTGTGCCGCCAGTGGACCCAGACGGCCTGGTGA
- the ASTL gene encoding astacin-like metalloendopeptidase — protein sequence MEGLRPWVLILVCLPGFILGAPSASHCAGACGTRFSEDLTPEETQTSWDKDIPAINQGLIPEESPESSFLLEGDILRPSPFRLFSAASSKWPRNGGVVEVPFLLSGKYDKPSRQVILEAFAEFERSTCIRFVAYSGQRDFISIIPMSGCFSSIGRSGGMQVVSLGPSCLQRGPGIVLHELMHVLGFWHEHSRADRDRYIRVNWNEILPGFEMNFIKSRSSNMLVPYDYSSVMHYGRLAFSRRGLPTITPLWAPSVHIGQRWNLSSSDIARVLRFYDCSPSGHEPSGKGLQTPGSGRSPSPGSRSQLQQLLQALLEESRRSDPRGFGAEDQPGAAAAGSEESLRAQKPPALRNSDVKASADPTPSAKAWGSLS from the exons ATGGAAGGTCTCCGGCCATGGGTCCTGATTCTGGTCTGTCTGCCTG GCTTCATCCTAGGAGCACCCTCAGCCTCTCACTGCGCTGGAGCCTGTGGGACCAGATTCTCAGAAGACCTCACCCCTGAggagacccagacatcctgggacAAGGACATCCCTGCAATAAACCAAG GACTGATTCCAGAGGAGTCCCCAGAGAGCAGCTTCCTCCTGGAGGGGGACATCCTCCGGCCG AGTCCCTTCCGGCTGTTTTCGGCGGCCAGCAGCAAGTGGCCCAGGAACGGCGGAGTCGTGGAGGTCCCCTTCCTGCTCTCCGGCAAGTACG ATAAGCCTAGCCGCCAAGTCATCCTGGAGGCATTCGCTGAGTTTGAACGCTCCACATGCATCAGGTTTGTTGCCTACAGTGGCCAGAGGGACTTCATTTCCATCATTCCCATGTCTGG GTGCTTCTCGAGCATTGGCCGCAGTGGAGGGATGCAGGTGGTGTCTCTAGGACCCAGCTGTCTCCAGAGGGGCCCGGGCATCGTCCTGCATGAGCTCATGCACGTGCTGGGCTTCTGGCATGAGCACTCGCGGGCCGACCGGGACCGCTACATCCGTGTGAACTGGAACGAGATCCTCCCAG GTTTTGAAATGAACTTCATCAAATCTCGGAGCAGCAACATGCTGGTGCCCTACGACTACTCTTCAGTGATGCACTACGGGAG GCTTGCCTTCAGCCGGCGCGGGCTGCCCACCATCACCCCACTCTGGGCCCCTAGTGTCCACATTGGCCAGCGCTGGAACCTCAGCAGCTCGGACATCGCACGGGTCCTCAGGTTTTATGACTGCAGCCCAAGTGGCCACGAGCCCAGTGGGAAAG GGCTCCAGACCCCTGGGAGTGGTAGGAGCCCCTCTCCTGGCTCTAGGTCACAGCTGCAGCAGCTTCTGCAGGCATTGTTGGAGGAATCCAGGAGATCTGACCCCAGAGGCTTCGGGGCGGAAGACCAGCCTGGCGCTGCCGCTGCCGGGTCTGAAGAGAGCCTTCGTGCACAGAAGCCCCCCGCCCTGAGGAATTCTGATGTGAAGGCCTCTGCCGACCCCACCCCGTCAGCCAAAGCCTGGGGCAGTCTTTCCTGA